The window CTCGATGGGTTTTACCCTGTAGATGTCCTGACTGCCTTTCTGAACAACGTCATCCACGATGGAACTGCCTGTGTTGAATGAGGCCACATCGTAGGGCACTTCCTGCCCTGATTCCAGAACCACCAGCTTTTCTTCCGGCTTGATGGCGGCGCACTTGTCCACAAGGAAGGTTGCGCCGGCCTGTTCGCAGGCGCGTTTGACGGGGAAGCTGATGTCCTGCGGCTTGTAGTCGCCGCCGAGCATACCCGGCCCCATGCCGGAATAGTAGTGGCGTTCGCCGGGGCCGATGACCGTAACTTCGTGGCCTTTGGCTAGGATGGCGGGAATATTCTCCATTATGGTCATGTGCGCATGGCCGGCACCGACAAGCAGTAGTTTCGACATGGTTGCTCTCCTTCTGTGGTCAGGTCAGTGGGGGCAGTATAGCAGGATCGAGGAATGATGGGGAGTGTTTACACCAGCGAATCCATGAGCACGGCAAGGTGTTTCAGATGCCCCCGTTCTTCCTGCGACATGCGTTCAAGCGCTTCACGGGATGCGGCATCCGGCGCGTTTTCTGCTGCCCTGGCATAGAGGTCCATGGCCTGTGCTTCCAGCGCCATGGCAAAGTCCACGACATCTCGGGGAGATTCAACATTCGTTCCCAGCCTGTGCATGTATTCCTCGGTCGTCAGCCCGCTTTCAGGAGTTGCGTCAGGGCCGACGGACGGAAGTGGTGCATTGCCCGAAACGGCGCGCAACTGCTCTGCCACGGCGTCGCTGTGCTTGTTCTCGACAGAGGCGAGCCGGGTGAACAGGTCTGCCGCCTTGGGAGCTTTCACGCTCTTTGCCATGGTGGCGTAAAACTCGCCGAGGGCCTTTTCCATGACATAGGCAATTTCCAGAATTTCCTGCAGGTTTTCGGCATTCATGAACAGGTCCAGCCCCTGTTCGTAGTCGCCAAAGCCTTTCCAGCCGTTCCATGCCTTGATGCCGCCGGAAAGGTTGAAGACCTTGTCAAAGCCCTTGCCCGCCAGCAACTGGGCCGCAACCCGGCTTCTGCCGCCGATGGCGCAATAGACGATGACAGGGCGTTGCTTGTCTATTTCTCCGAGCATTTCGTCCAGTGAGGCAAGCGGAATGAACTTGGCTCCGGCGATGTGCCCTTCCTGATATTCCTTGTCCTGAC is drawn from Desulfovibrio mangrovi and contains these coding sequences:
- a CDS encoding rhodanese-like domain-containing protein — its product is MRWKQFLTPVKSIDAHEAQSMLETDPQVQLLDVRQDKEYQEGHIAGAKFIPLASLDEMLGEIDKQRPVIVYCAIGGRSRVAAQLLAGKGFDKVFNLSGGIKAWNGWKGFGDYEQGLDLFMNAENLQEILEIAYVMEKALGEFYATMAKSVKAPKAADLFTRLASVENKHSDAVAEQLRAVSGNAPLPSVGPDATPESGLTTEEYMHRLGTNVESPRDVVDFAMALEAQAMDLYARAAENAPDAASREALERMSQEERGHLKHLAVLMDSLV